cttaaacaaaatacaaaaattaaaacaacctcTTCCGGAAGGTACGCTAATATTCTGTTTAGATGTGAAGGCCCTGTATCCAAGTGTCCCGAGAGATGAGGCCCGTGCTGCTGCTATAGGCGCTTTAAACAGGCGAACGGACCCGGAAATTCCTACAGGGGACGTCATCGTGATGATGGACACTGTGTTGGAAAACAACACCTTCTCATTCAACGACGAACACTTTATACAGACAGAAGGGACGGCTATTGGCTCACGCCTCGGGCTGAACTATGCATCAACCTACATGGGTGCTTGGGAAGAGGAACTGTTCCGGCGGTCAGAAAAGCATTCACTCGCATACTTCCGGTTTGTGGATGATGTGTGGGGCTTATGGACGCATGGTATCGAGGCACTTGAAACTTTCCACACAAAAGAAAATGGAATCAACCCTCGCATTAAACTCGAGCTCCGCTATTCTTCAGAAAAACTAGAGTTCCTGGACACGGTGACATCAATACGGAACGGGCGCCTTCAAACCGACCTATATACTAAGCCTACCGATAAACACCTGTACCTACACAGGGATTCTTCGCACCCGGAGTCTACAAAAAAAGCAATATCGTATGGTCTGGGTGTGCGTGCGAAAAGAATCTGTTCAGAGGAGGTTGCCtaccggaagcacagacaggcggtGAAAACACAGCTCGTGAACCGTGGATATGACGGGGGGTTTGTAGAGACCGAATTGataaaggtcgacaataaaaagagagTGGACCTTTTGCGCGAATAGACAAACTCGGAGCATAATACAAGGATTCCGCTGGTGATAacgttttcgcgcgcactacccaacatcggccgtatcatccgtagacacctacacacgctgcacacgtttgatagaatgaaggaagtgttctctgagcccccattagtagccttcagacgggattgcaacctgcaagacatcctagtgcacaaaaaacacaataggatgttcttccgaaaacccaatatgagcgggccctgtggggcgcaaagatgcgccatttgcccgtatatgatgaaggcggaatatttcacagatcccagcggcaggaagtacagcgtcagaaacaatgttgattgcaaatcattcaatgttgtgtacgcggtcaactgtcgtcgctgtcgcaggttcgtgtatgtgggagagacagGCGGAattctgtaccagcgacatctattgaatctgtcgcgtattcgcacacagcacagtgacccggtagctgaacatttcttcaccgacggacattccatggatgatttccaaataatgggactcgaaaaactaagcgggtcggacgagtaccgcaaaaccatggagcaattgtggaagtcaaaactaaggacataccgaccatatggcatgaacgtgcaagaataaacgttaataaaagggcaacgtaaacaacgttgacgccgtaaatacacgacgtcatttccgttcataataaaacatctgaaaataaaaaatggccgctgatgaagaccgtgaggtggaaagcttcggcaaaaaataatacagcgtttttgtttaaaaacaacaaggctaatagagactttatatatatatatacatatatatatatatatatatatatatatatatatatatatatatatatatatatatatatatatatatatatatatatatacacgtctATTTcgtaatatacattattttctaagttaaaatcatGATTTAGAAGAAAGCCTTTGCTACAGCATTACACAAATCAGACGTAACTACTAGGGTATTTAAGGGTAAACATATATGATGAGAACTAAAAATGTCTTCAAAGTTGGAAGATGACTTCTTTCTTTacctaatgaaaacaaacaaaaaataaagtaacTTCtgtgtttacataaaaaaataaatcattttccaGATGtacattttttcttttcttttttgacATCAAGTTAGATGTCGTGTTCCAATCTGGCATGGTACGTTTGTGTGCCTTTTCTTTCAGCTAGCCTGTTCATAACAAgctctgtcggaccgtatttggtacaaaaacgaatatggtacatttgtaccatattcggccgaatatggtacaaatgtaccatactcggaccgaagatggtacaattttcgaccgaatatggtacaaacattgtaccatattcggttggaataagtttttctatgctcgccaaaacgtatttggtacataccaaaaaaactcataaaaatgaaaatggcctacgtatatggtacataaattatgtatttcttaataaatgaaatagtctgccgatgtgtaaactttttttcaaactcaaatacattgtattaacctaatattggaagtgacaaaagtatcatcatcatcatcatcatcatcatcatcatcatcatcatcatcatcatcatcatcatcatcatcatcgtcgtcgtcgtcgtcgtcgtcgtcgtcgtaactagcagtaacagaaacagctaacctaaccacacttt
This is a stretch of genomic DNA from Dreissena polymorpha isolate Duluth1 chromosome 7, UMN_Dpol_1.0, whole genome shotgun sequence. It encodes these proteins:
- the LOC127839679 gene encoding uncharacterized protein LOC127839679; translation: MTGFDGTSGKLQENPKLHKPGMPLRTIVNGRSHPTEKMAEIVEDQLRSHVTSLPSFVRDTMDFLNKIQKLKQPLPEGTLIFCLDVKALYPSVPRDEARAAAIGALNRRTDPEIPTGDVIVMMDTVLENNTFSFNDEHFIQTEGTAIGSRLGLNYASTYMGAWEEELFRRSEKHSLAYFRFVDDVWGLWTHGIEALETFHTKENGINPRIKLELRYSSEKLEFLDTVTSIRNGRLQTDLYTKPTDKHLYLHRDSSHPESTKKAISYGLGVRAKRICSEEVAYRKHRQAVKTQLVNRGYDGGFVETELIKVDNKKRVDLLRE